The sequence below is a genomic window from Glycine max cultivar Williams 82 chromosome 20, Glycine_max_v4.0, whole genome shotgun sequence.
aaaataaagtttgacattaaattaattaattaaactttatatccatatcctaaattaaattaattaaactttatatTAATAAGAATGAAAGTTCATACAAGCAAAAACACAACTATACCTACAAATTTAGCAAAACGCGTTACATATAACTACCGAGAAAAGGAGCGAAATGTCaaatttgaatcattttttttcataagcatttataaggaaaaaaaaaagaaataaagaaattaaacttttcctcttaaaattgaaataaaaaactgTAAATACTAACTTGTACATTGGACGTGAATTTGATGTGATTTTCCCGGCACGCGgacataaataaaatcaacacaactAATAATTtcaccaaagatgaatggaaaGACTATCcttttagtattaaaaaaagttcaaaagtcGAATAGATAAATTTAGAAGTTCATggtaattaatttcattccacCCACCTGAAGTAtagatttatataattttatacagAAAACATGAATTGGGTGTACATTTGATCCCCGACCAAATGGCATAAGGTAAAAGCCTAATAGCACTTGAAATTAAGAGTGTTCGCCAACTGATCCGATCTAATACAAATCATGGTAATTAAAACAAGACAGGTAAACAAACTAATAGGggaaaaaactatattttcattaaattgaaactaattccaaaTCGTATGTTAAATGTTGATTCCAATTCACAAACTGaactttattatgtattttcaaGATTATTAAATGTTCATGTACTAAAAATTTATATGAACTAGAATTTATCATCTATTGtttatttgttctttcagaaATTATAAACCAAAACCTAAAACCTTAATCGATTGTTTATATTGTAGActcttttttcaaaaaccaaacccTAATCTAATCCAGACTGAAATAAGTCAAAGTGGCTGGATTAAATGACTTCTTCCCCCTCAAAACCGATCTAACCCAATTCTGAACTCCCCTACTTACAATTGAATATAatcatttcatttcatattacaggattttacataataaatgaaCTCAGGACTAATGTCAACTATGAAAAAATGGATTTAGGACCAGGTCAAGAGAGGAAGTATACAATAGACTTTCTAAGCTTCATGTATGCAATAAGTTTGGGGATCACAGGTGGGTCTCAAACCATCTCAGCAGAGCCAAAATGGAATGGAATGGTTCGAACATTTCACAGCAAAGGACCACATGATTTTACTTCCAAATATCATCACATGATCAAAACATAAGATCTTTTAACAACACGCGATTTACCCAAGTGTAAAGTATCCAAGCATCCTGCAAAGCAAATGCTAGTTTGCATAAGTGAATTGTAAACATCTTTCCCATGTTATTATTCATTACAGGTGGGCCAGTGAACATGATCCAACCAACACATTTGATGTCCTATGATTGCGAGTAACACACTCtaacactattttttaaaactcacttattagttaaaattcatCTGGGCTCTACTAGTTCGGAAATGAGACCAACATATTAATTGGGTGAGTATTCTAGAGTCGGGAGAGTGTCTTAGCTTTCATttcttactaattaattaatgtctgCAGAAATGAGCCAACAACTGTAGCAGTGACTCCTTACATGATTGCAATACGAAACTAAGCAGTATTCAAGCTCAAGGATAAGCACAAGAAAAAATGCCTGatagtttgatttttcttaaagaCTACCTTGTTTATGAATCTACCAAAGTATAAACATCTAAAAGGGCCAAGATTTTTGTCTCCATAGATAGTTATTTCAGTCATGTCAGGGCAAAGCGTGAAAGGCATACTGAATCATTTTACCTAATAAGATAGTATATGAATATGAAGGCAAGTGTGAAATACACCACAAGTGAGCATGTTTTCCTTGCTGATTTCTTCTCAAAAACCTACAAAATCCAGTTTCTATACACTaaatcattttccaataatATGAAGTTAAAAGAAGATATAATGAGGTACAttaatacagaaaaaaaaaaaaaaaaaagttacattctTGAATCGATCCATGGTTCCCATCATCATACCCCTTGATCCATCCATTTTGATTCCCTAATTTTACAATTGAATCCAATCAGAATAAAGGGAAGACAGTTTCTCACAGAAACACAAAGTGTTGTTTACATACCACCCGATCAAGCAACTGGTTATGACTCTCAACCTCCTCATGTATATCACCGGTTAACTGTTGATCAAGAAAATATAACAgtcaaagaaaatataaatcaacAGATCATTTCATTTTAATGGTTCCTTCAAGCAAATTAGTAAACAAATAATTAGAATATTAtgctatgaaaccaacaggctAAATAATTTCTTAGACATTAAATTAGCAATTGACAAATAATTCATACTTTGCAAATGAACATGAGTATATTTGTAAATAGCACACCAGCTACAACAAGAGATAATGAgtatttctataatttaaagAAGCCCCATACAAAAGAGCCAAGCAAAATTCTGTTACAATGGATAAGATATCACCAGCAATTACTAGCTTCATTCCCTCTCACTGTTAGTttttcagaagaaaaagaaagtgttcccttttatttgtcattttaaaagttcaagacaatattaattactattttgtCAAATAGCAATCGTACCCTTACCTTCAcccattttttaataattgtacaCATTTATCATGAAATTACCATGAGAGAAAGGAAGAATAATTAGTGACAGAGAAATCAGTTAGTAAGATAGATAAAGAGTATATTATAAAatcagataataataataataattttaataaaaaaatagaacattaattcatttaattgtaCTTCTTAACTGCTATGTCACAACTTTAAAAGACACTTAAAAAGGAGTTGAGGTGGCAGCTAATAAACAACCATGCACACACATAATCTTGATTAACAATCACAGGCATTTCCAATCGTAAAATGAGGATCCCATTTGATGGTCCCTTGTTTACTTACAAATCAACTGATGCCcattcaaaaaaacaaaaaatacaaaacatgtTCGTTTTTACAGTGCAGCAAATTAGAAACAGGGCAAACAATTCCCCAACATTTCAGCAAATGATCCAAAATGGTAACACATAAATTAGAAACAACATATATGCAGACAGTATAATTGACCTTAAACAACAGTAGAACCATGGCAAGTAATACTTTCAACACTACTACACTAGTAGAACTTTTCCATGAACCTTTGCATTAGTTAGAACTAATAATTCATATAGCCAGATGTTAAGACAAGAATTCAATAGAATTCAAAAATGAAATAGTACTTGATAGAAAAAACTCACTCGTTTCAGAAACGAAACTCTGTCCTCCAAACTCTCTATGGCTTTATCATTATCATGCTCATTAATTTCACGTGAGTAAGAAGAAGAAGCCCTTAGACCACCCTCCTCCAGACTATCAAAACCATCTACAAGTGATGATCTGGAGGAGCGATTATCTctgtatttgaaaattaaacaattatgaCAGTTAATACACAAGAGAACACCATTATTCCACAAAAATTGAGaacaatgaaatgaaattttccAAAAATACAGCAAATCCAACTTGAAGAATATA
It includes:
- the LOC100785456 gene encoding bet1-like SNARE 1-2: MSYRRDNRSSRSSLVDGFDSLEEGGLRASSSYSREINEHDNDKAIESLEDRVSFLKRLTGDIHEEVESHNQLLDRVGIKMDGSRGMMMGTMDRFKNVFEKKSARKTCSLVVYFTLAFIFIYYLIRMLGYFTLG